A window of the Phaseolus vulgaris cultivar G19833 chromosome 5, P. vulgaris v2.0, whole genome shotgun sequence genome harbors these coding sequences:
- the LOC137834371 gene encoding uncharacterized protein, translating into MDDKRDKNNNSAPETSNVISTTQPIFGKPFSDVLKIEVLTGQSFRCWQERVSTLLDMYEVAFALTTSKPNSSTTAKQVDDWIHANKVCRHTLLSALSKDLFDFCASYKEAKDIWDSFILKYIVEDVVRQRFVIENYYRWEIIEGKNIKIQINEYQNLLEDIKAENIALTDEFMFELLIEKLP; encoded by the coding sequence ATGGATGACAAGAGGGACAAAAACAACAACTCTGCTCCAGAAACGTCAAATGTGATTTCCACAACACAACCAATCTTTGGGAAACCATTTTCGGATGTCTTAAAAATTGAAGTCCTCACCGGTCAGAGTTTCCGATGTTGGCAAGAACGCGTGTCCACCCTTTTGGACATGTATGAAGTCGCTTTTGCACTTACGACTTCTAAACCAAACTCAAGCACGACTGCGAAACAAGTTGATGATTGGATTCATGCAAATAAGGTATGTCGTCACACCCTACTCAGTGCGTTATCTAAAGATCTGTTCGATTTCTGTGCTTCTTACAAGGAAGCAAAAGATATTTGGGATTCCTTTATCCTCAAATATATTGTCGAAGACGTCGTCAGACAAAGGTTCGTGATTGAAAACTACTACCGCTGGGAGATTATTGAAGGCAAAAATATCAAAATCCAGATAAATGAATATCAGAACCTGCTTGAAGATATCAAAGCTGAAAACATAGCCTTGACAGATGAATTCATGTTTGAACTCTTGATCGAAAAGCTTCCATAA